In Equus przewalskii isolate Varuska chromosome 14, EquPr2, whole genome shotgun sequence, the sequence TATTGGGGAGAAGCAGGCTTTGTCATCCGAGTTCCTCTGGGAATGAGCGTGTCCCTGCAGAGTGAGACGGTGAGCTCGCGGGCGCCCTCTCGTTCTGCAGTGGACCCTGCCTGGCCTCACGGCGGTTTTCTGTGTTGCAGCTTCCCGTGGAAGACGACATTGACCTCAGCGACGTGGAGCTCGACGACTTAGAGAAGGATGAGTTGTGAGGGCTCAGCAcagacttcagttttcttttcttgggagCAGATTTTTCCAGCAGTGAAGGAACATTCTTTACAATCAGATGAATCTACCAGTGGCCTTTTCCACCAAGAAGTAGCACTTGATTGGTCATTTGAAACACTGCAACAGTGAACTTGTGCATctcaagaaaacaatgaaaaattctATGAATTGTTGTAGCCAGTGGATTCGGTTGTATTCTGTTATGTGATACTTTGAAGAAAACTGATGGGCTCTCAAAACACTTCCACCTCCCTCTGCCGCTTGAGTGTCCTTGGGGGCTGTTTCTCATACGTAAGTTTTTTAATGTGATTCTTTCATTTGAATATTAATGGCTTTTTtccattaaagaataaaatactattttggaCAATGccaataaatgtatgaaattaGTGTCCACATCATAACCTCAGAGTCTGACGTTTAGCCGGTAAATCAATGTTCTGAAGGGGTGACCTGATGTCTCCTCTCTACAGACTTGTGATTCAGATGAGAACATCAGGAGGCCTATCACACTGATTTACAGGGGTCCCGCCAGGTCAGGTTCCATCtgtaaatatgaaatgaaaagcaaGTTTATATAGAAGATGAAAAACAATGGGTTGTCAGTTGAGAACTGCGTTTTGTGCCCAATATTTTGTCTTTGGGCCATCATCAGTGACTAAGAGAATATAGCTGGTTATACAGTTAGCTCAAGGtcttttgctgtttaaaaattttttttttttttttttttgaggaagattagccctgagctaacctctgccgccaatcctcctctttttgctgaggaagactgaccctgagctaacatctgtgcccgtcttcctttactttatatgtgggatgcctaccaacacatggtgtgccaagcggtgccatgtctgtacccgggatccaaaccagcaaaccccaggccgctgaagcagaaggtgcaaacaacctctgcgccaccaggccggcccgtaGCTCATGGTTTTTAATGTTACTACTAAGCCCTCACAAAATGTCCACTAAGATTTGAGATACGGCAGCAGGTTAACAATTTATAGGCAGTTCCCCTTTGTGTAAAACATTCACAAAATTGAAGTTTTGAATTATGTTGGAATATGAGACGAAAGGACTGAGAGCATTTCTTtattgtaacttaaaaaaaataaatacaattgtaACTAACTTTTGTGAGcaatttctctaaaaatttaaattctgtaGGACATTTAAACTGCTCgggctgagggaaagaagccTCTGTGTGGTCTGCATGGGTGCGACAGCTTAGTGGCGCCAGCTCGTCTTTCTAGTCAAGGAGATTGAGGTCGATGTGGAAGTAGACATAAGGAAAGTAGTCCTGGTTGTTGAGCTGCAGCCCAGGGATCTCCACGGACGCCTGCGAAAGAAGACAGCAGTGTTCCACGTGCGCACATGGTTTCCTGGTTTATTCTTGTACTTTCGAGGAAGCTCTCTAGGCACTGACCGTATTTTCtggccaccccccccccgcccctcaaCCTCTTCCTTGTGGTATTTCCACACTTATGAAACACAGATTTTCATAGCAGTCTGCCAAGTACTGTTCCTGGACAGTCTCTCCTGGGCAGAGAGGCTGACCTCACTGTAGAAACGCGGCTATTTCTGGAGCGGGTACCTACATCCAGGATGCTTGCGGCTGCGACTTGATCCAGATGCCTGAAGACGGAGTTCAGGACCTCTCGCAAACGTTTGGTGGACGACTTCTTAGGCTGGAGGAGCACCGCCTGGAAGTTCACCGGGAGTCCGTACCTTCTCAGACAGGATGTGTAAGTTACTCATGTGCAAAGAGGGACGAAAAGAACCTGACAGCGGAGTAAGTTCTAGTAGGAATGAAAAGCTTCAGCTAATGTAGCTTAAGACCATATTCATTTGAGTGAAATGCCTAGGGTCAGAGGTCAGACTAATAACTGGATTTTTCTGGATAGAAAAATCTCTAGAAGACGCTAACCCACTTCTGATAATGATAGTGTTTGACTATAGAGCCAAGAAGTCACCCCACGGACACATGTGGCCATCCTGTGGTGAGCGCTCAAGGTGAATGGCGGCAATTGGACTGAATGTTCCGATTCCACAGTGTTTGTCCAAAACGCAGCTTAGCTGACTTACCTTCCTCCGCTAAAAGagagcagcaaaaaaaaaaatctggtttatCAAGATTGTTAATTCCTTTTGCTGAGTTTTTGGGtggaaaaaaaggattttaaatagattttgtaTGCCTGAGTACATCTGAAACCACTTGCTGGCAGCTGTTCCTGTGGTGGTATcccaaaaggaaatatttatactGAGTGCCATAGTTAAACATGCATTTCGTGATTgccagagacttttaaaaatacactatCAGTGAGCAAACGCTCAGGTGTTCAATACTTGTCAGCTGTGTTTCTTCATGGTCCCCAAGCCAGGTGTGGGGAAGTCCTTAAGATACCCATTTACTCACCTGACATGTAAATGACTTACAGTGCCGAGATCTGTTAGTATCACTGTTAGTTTCTATTTCCCTATCAATGTCCATGAATTACCTCCTGGCTCCCAAACTTCCTGTGTTTGGACAAAACCATGTGGCAGCCACGTGGAGGAGGAACGAGGCCAAGAACCAAGCAAGAGCCTGTGGCAGCAGCCAGCAAGCTGAGGCGGAGACAGGAGAAAGCAAAGGTGGCTCCGGTGGGCTGGAGGGCTCGGGGTAGGCtgtgaggatggggtgggagagCAGAGGCACCCAGCTGGCCCTGAGGCTGGGGGACTCGTCACAGGAAGGACGGGGCCACTGACAGAtgcagaagctggaggaaggcGTTGGGAAGGAGGATGAGCCAGATTCCGAGAAGCCTATGTCAAGGAAGCCTTAGGAAGCATTGGCAGGCaaggggaagcggggaggagtTGGCCAGGTGGACGGCTGGGAGGGGATCCTGGGGCCACCCGCAGtgcaggcaggggaaggggctggggccaCCCTGCAGAGGGAGACGGCCTCTGAGGGCCGAGGAGTAGGGAGCCTGCAGGTCAGCAGGCTAAGAGCAGAGAGGTTTGGAAGAGGGTGCAGCCAGCGTGTGTGGTGCCACTGAGATCCCTGACAGTTCAGGACACAGGGCATCTTCAGAACAACGCGGAAAATCAGGCCTCAAAAAATACTTcctggggctagccccatggcctagtggtaaagttcggtgtgggtttggttcctaggtgcagacaaccacttgttggtggccatgctgtggtggcaacccacatacaaattagaggaagactggcacagatgttagctcagggccaatcttcttcagccaaaaaaaaattaaaaaatatacctaTGTTTCCTATTTGATTCTACTTTTgtaaaaatttagtaaaaattatACCTATGTgtaaactaaacaaaaaaccTAAAGGAGTATGTACCAGCACATTAACAGTGTTTTTTCTCATGGTGTTAAAattacaagtgatttttattcattctttgtgCTTATCTAtagtttccaaattttccacaGTGAACctattttgcttttgttaaaaataataggGGTTTTGTTGTTGTGGGTTCGATTTGGTTTGGGTTTTAGTTCTTGTGCTGCCTTCAGCTTCAGAGGTCAAGGACTGAGATGGTTGGTGCTGGCATTTCTTCCAGGAGTCACTGGACCCCGGTGGGCTGTGCAGGGGTGGGATGGAGCCAGCTGGGGAGAGCAGGACGACACCTGCCCCAAGTCTGGCAGGAAAGGGACACAGCGCACCGGACGGCAGGGAGCTGCAGGCTGAGAGGTTTACTTAGGAAATCCTAAGCATGTTGCCAAGAGCCAGAAGGAGCAGcgggagagggcagagggctggggcaTGTcctgaggaggctggaggggcagggcgggaagggggaggcaggagctcAGGGAGTCCCAGCGCTGGCTGCGCCCAGCGTCCCCACTGCATGATAGCCGGGTCGGCATCTCCACCCACCTGAGCACGGACTCCACAAACACCCTCAGCGCCTTGATGTGGATCCAGGCAATAAAGGCCTCGCTGAAGTTCACCTTGAGCCAGCGCAGCAGGGGcccctgcagggaggggagagtgcGTGACCCCTCCTGTCGGCCCTGCCCAACGCCAGGCTGAGAAGGGACACGGGTTATGACAGAGCAAGCCCTGAGCTGAGAAGAAATGCCCAGGAGCCAGCAGAAGCAGCGAGTCCATTGGACGAGGCCCAGGACCACGTTGTCCAGGGCGCCTGATGCCAGTGAAGCTCAGGGACCAGCCACCTGGCACATGCGTGGGGCCACCACAGATGGGGCCGGAGGGGATGGGCAGCCCCTGACCTCAGGGCTTCCAGCAGGCAGCTGACAGGCCTCCTCTGACACTACACTGCCGAGGAGCCACCTTCTCAAAGGCTCTGCCCCAGGTCCTGGCATCATCCACCAGCTGCCACTTCGAGGGGGCTCCTCACAGCCCCACCTCACACGGCCACCACCTCCCAGGCCATGGCAGCTGTCGCTAATGCCGGTGCAGCCAGACCTCTGGGGGAGCTCACAGTCTTGGAGCAATGGCTCTGAGCTCCCACCTGATACCCCAACTGCTCACAAAGGTCATGGGTGGGTCCAGCCAGGGCAGCCAGGGGAGGAGACCGCCACCCCCAGCAGGGCCTGCCCCGTCACCAGCTCCAGCCACCTCCAGCCAGGGCAGAGGCACCCTGGCCAACAAGCACCGTCCATTGCTGGGGGGCAGCAGGGGCAGCTCCCAAGAGGCCCTGCAGATTAGGAGGAAGGCATGATTCTGTACTCCTTGAATTTAAGACCTCAAAAGCCACGTTAGATAACAGAGAATGCAAAGATTGGTTTGCTCAGAAGACACCTGCCCTGGCGAGGACATGCGAGCCAGGGAGCCCAGGGTCCTGGGTTGCTTACCTCGCCCTcgccctcactctctctctctctgtcgcTCTGCCCCGCCGCAGGCCTATCAGGGCTCCCTAGCGGGGTTACCTTAACCTTGTGGTCCCGGAAGGTGGATGATCCCTTTTTAAGAGCAACACAGGAAGTTTGCTAAAGGCACAGAAATGATTTATTAATCTTTCAGCAAACACGcatcacaaacacacagaaataatTCCTATCGCCTGAAAAGCATGTGAAGGCAAGCTCCTGAATGCCAGCCCACTCTGGGGACCGGGTGGGCTAGAGATGGCACGCACGCGTGCCTGTGGGCCCCTGGGGGGTTAAAGTCTTCGAGTCCTACTCCAGGGACTGAACCGACTGCTGGCGGAGGGGTCAGTTCCCACCTCCCCCATGCCCACCCCGCCCGGCCTTGGCGTCGGTGGGGACCGCCCCCATGAGCAGACAAGGACAGGAGCTCCAGGGACGACGCTGCCCACAGAGCTGCCTATCCAGGCTCCGTCAAGGCGTCCCCATCAAGTGCAGCCTACAGCAGCCTCCTTGGCAGTGAGGGTGCACCTGAGCATGCGACACGCAGAAATTAGCCAAGCGTGCTGGTAGGACACTCCATCCTTTATCATCTTTCTCCACAAATAGTGGAAAGCACAGGAAAATACTATCCTGGGCTCTCCAAGGGAATTGAAACCTGGGACCTAGCCCGTCCCCTCTGGTTGACGAGTAACAAAAAGGATGCAGGAGGCTGGTCATACCCCCCTTCAAACAAGCTAAAGGGGGGAAGGGGTTCTCAAGAAGACCAGTAGGGTGACCCCAGCCGACCCCTGCTCACTGGCACACAGCGAGAGCCTCGCAAGGAGCTGAGCGTCTCCAAGTTAGTGTGTCTTCGGGGCTCTGTCTCTCCCCAGAGAGACCCTGGTAGGGCTCCCACGGCACACGGGGGCACAGAAGCCTACACCAGGTAAGAAGCGCCAGCTGGCAACCTGAGACCCGGCGGCAGCTGTCAGGTTCTGTGTGCCACCTCCACCCACAGGGGTCTGTGCAAGCGTGGAGCTGGGTCCAAGGCCCTAGCCGACCGCTTGGCCTCTGGGCAGGGCTCCCGCCTGGATGCTGTGGAAGCCGCCCCTGTGAGCTGGCCTGCAGAGACACGGTGGGGGCCCGGCTGGACTGAAGGAGGGGCAGCCCTGCTCGGAGGCCGGAGCTCGGGGTGGGCGGGCTGAGGTCAAGGAGGAAACCCTCTGGAGCTCAGCTTCCTGGGGGGCACCTTTCCTGCCTCGGGGCTCGGCCTCCAGCTCAGCCCTCTGTCTCAGGAAGGGGGACACGCCCAAAGCCTGGGCCCAAGCCTGACAGATTCTGGATCTGAGAAGCATGTGCACTCACTTGGTGTGCACACTCATGTCCACATGCAcaggtgtgtgtgcacgtgtgtttaCATTTGCAGGGAGAAGAGTTAAAACCCCCCACAGGCACTTCTCTATGAGcagcttcctcttcttcctcaaagGAGGATGGGCCAGTCGGGTGGGGCACTAGGAACCCCACGGCGGCCTGCGGCTGGGGCTCGCTCCTGAGGGATCCACTTGTCTGGAGTCCCTGTGCAAAGGCCACTGACCCGGAGAGGTCAGGCGGACGTGCGGAGTCCCCCAGCCCCGTGTCGGAGAGGGCCCGGGGCCAACACTTGGCCACACGGCTGGCACTCCTCGCTCTCACCCAAGCACATACTTACAACTCCATGTTTACACACCAACTTTCCCAAGAGGCCTGAAGTACATCCTACCCATTCTTCTCTTCCCGTCTACACTAGAGGCTGAACTGGAGGGTACTCTGAGAACCTCCCCAGGGTGGCGGGATGCGGGAAGGGGACCTGGAAACATTCCACCAGACCACCTGGGGCCACCCCGCTCAGCCGACTCTGCAGCTGGAGGACGCCGCATCCGGAAGGTGCCCCTTCTACAGAGCGGCAGAGTGGCCTTCCTGAGGCTCACTGCCCACATTTCAGGAGAGTCCGGTCTCCCCCTCCCGAGCCCAGTGCCCCACACGTGAACAGCTTCTGAGTGGCTGTCGTCGGAAGTCTCAAGACTAAGTACCACTCTTGGCTAAAAGCAGCGGATGGGTAAATACAGGTGCTGGTGACGGAGGAACCCACATCACGCCTGGAAGTCACACTGACAAGGACTGCGGGGTGACCGCTGGCCACACTGTCCAAGGGGGGCACTGCCCACTCTCGGCCCCGGTGCGTCTGCCTGGACCCCACCTGCCTTGCTGGACCTTTGTGGGGGCAGGCAGCGTCCACTTCCCAGGGAGGAACACTCATGaatctctcagagcctcaatttcttatctgcaaaatggagctgAGGGTCACTTCCTGGAAGGGCCGTGCTTGGGACTCGCGGAGACCGCGTACGGACGGTGCCCAGTGCACGGCTCACTGCTCACGGCCACCGCCACGGTCCCCTGTGTGTGCCTCCTTCCCCCAGACCCTGCCCTGGCCATCCCAGGAGAACACGTTCCTGGGTGGTGTGTGCCCAGGGGAGCGGGGACATGGCAGGGCACCTGCCCGGGCCTCTGGGGGGTGGGAAGGACGCCCACATCGTGCGTGCAAATCCGCGGCCGGCCCGAGTACTCACATACTGTTGCTTCTTATCAGACAGCAGTCTGCTCATCTCTTCCCGCTccctcttaatttccttttcatcatAGTAATATTCACGCACAGTGAACCTTCGGACAAGCCAACGAGAGGATTTCACTAAGAAGCTTCCGGTCGGAGCAGAGACCCCGCCAGTGGAGAAgcccgcccagcccagcccttaCTTGTTTTCTTTGGCCTTGGTTTTGAAATCATCAATCACTTTTCGAAACAGGGTCACCGTGAAGAGGCCGCCCTCGTTGTCCTCAGCAATCAACCTGGTGGAGAGAAGCGTGCTCACTGGACTCATCAGCAGGCCCCACGTGGGAGCCGGGCTGGAAGAGGCCTGTCCGCTCCCTAGGCGGGTGGGTCACCGCCGAGGTGAGTCCCTGTCCCCATCAGCCTGGTGGCCGACGCACAGGGGCCCTGGCAGAGCCGAGGGCGGGGGAACCAAGGTGTCCCTTATCATTTCCTGCTGGCTCTGCCTGCCATTTCCGCCTCCTGCCCTGCTGCCCCCGCTCCAGGCCAAGGCCCCGAGGCCTGCCCGGGATCTGCCGCAGCCCTGGGGGAAGCTGGAGACCGGCTGTGCAGACATCCGGGGTCTGGCTTCTGTTCACGAAACGCCTGTGAGACCGAGCTACTTGGGGTCTCGGCTCGCACGAGGGCCGGGCAGCCCCTGGCTCTGACGCAGTGTGGCTCTGGCAGAGTGGAGCGGCGTTCCGGTTCGTGCAAACCATCCCACAGTGTCCATTTCACATCCAACGTCCCAATGTCCTCATTAGACACAGCCTCCCAGCATGCCTCAACACGAGGCCACTGTGGTCCCTTGTCCCCAAGGACATGGGGGGTGTTGGGGCCAGAGGTCTAAGGGTTTTTGAGTCCTGCCGGCCAGATAACAGGAGCCCTCGGGCCCAGGCAGGGCCTCGTGCATGCTAGCCAGGTCACCCTTCCTGTTCCTCAGAGCTCACACCCAGAGGGGCTGACCCAGCTCCAGAGACTGTTCCAGAGTCATCTCTGCCAACCCTCTGGTGCCCTCTGACAGTGAAGGGCCTGGCAGTTCTGGTCTGAGAAGCCAAGCCAGCCATCAAGGCAGCCTCTCCGGGCAGGGGTCCTGGGCACGCGGCCACAGAGAGCCGGCCTAGGAGAGTAGAGAATGCTTCTGCCGGGCAGGCCAGCTTCCAGGCCAGCTCCTCTGTCCATCTGTTCTTCTCCCCAACCAGCTGCACACGTGACTGCCCCCGGCTCATTCCTCTGGCCTCCCCTTGTGACCTCAGGCTGCGACTGTCCTGTTCCCTGGACTCCTCAGTTTAGCTCCTGATTTCTATCTGCTCTGAGTTTGTGATCCTGGGAGAGCAGCCTTCAGCCGGGGCCCCAGGCCAGAGGCCTCGGGCTGGGATGGGAGCAGGCAGGGCCCCCAGCGCAGAAGCTCCGTGTGCTGGGAGGCGGACGAATGGCACGGCCGCCCAAGACTCAGTGTCAAATCTTCTACACTCACAAACTCTACCAGACGTCTGAAAAGgcacagaaaagaacaaataccTACGGATCTGCTGCCCAGCTCAAGACAGAAACAATTTTCAGACAGCAGAAGCCCCATGTGCCCCTCCCCAACTGCATGCCACTCTCTGCCCGAGGTCACCCCTGTGCTGAGCCTGGCGTTTCTCATCCCCGAAGGCCCCCATAATTCTCCTGTACACCTGTGTATGCCCAAGTCACATACGGCTTAGCTTCATCCATTTTTAGACCTTAAATAACTGGCTTCCCGCTGTGCGTACCCTCCTGCACTTGCTTTTTCTGCATAGAGTGACATTTATATATAACATCACAGGCTGAGATTTATCCTCACTTACGAAACTCTAACGCCTTGGTTGTCCCCGCTGGGTGGTATCCACGGTTTGACTATAttcctgtctcccttctcctGTCGCTTTCCCAGCCCTCACCGGCCACTCCTGCTCTGACCCCAGCAGGCCACACTCTGACACTGTTTTTCTCCCCAGCTCACGCTCTGGGGTCACCACAAGCAGGCCCTAGCTTGACCCTCAGGTGGGGAAGAGTGGACACTGAGCTGAGAATGCAGAGGAGAGTGCAGCAAAAGCCCTGCGCACCCTGCCCGGAGGTAGTCAGGGAGGGGttcccagaggagggggcaggggagtggaGTTCTGAGAGATGGAGGGAGTTGAGCATGTGGCTGGGTGTGTGGCTGTGAGGGAACCCAGGCAGACGAACTCTTGCAGGCACAAGCACGGAGGGCTGAGGGTCCTTGCACCCTTGGGGCAGATTTGGTGGTTGGGTGCCCCAAAATGCCCACACACAcctcccctggggcctggggccaagCTAGGGTCTCACTTACTTGGTCGACCGTGGGACCACCATGTCCGAGAGGGACTCGTAGGTTTTTTGCCATTGTGTGTAGCTTTGTCTGTGAGAATACAGAACGGTTGAGTGATTTTTGCAGAAAAGACTGTGGGGCGTCCTGAGTGTTTAGGAAGCTGCAATACCTTTTCCCAGGGGACTAAGAGAGCCCCAACATCCCCTGAGATTCTGCCACGGGCAGTGGGAACCCCCAGCCCAGCACCATCGTGAGCCCAGCCTCCCCATGAGGCCCTGGGTTCAGCCAGAGATACTCGTGGGGTACTGTCTAATCCTGGCCCTGTGCGGCCTTTGGCAAGCCAGCtgacctctctggcctcaggatGAGGGAATAATAACACCGCCCCACAGGCTTGTTGTGAGTGACCTGAGCTCCTGTCTGCAGCTTCTGGCACATGGTTCACAGAATGGCTGCTTCATCACTGCTCTCACCCCACAGGCACCGTCCCCCTGCCCCCGTTACGCCCACACAGCCCCATTTAGGGCCCCCAGGATCCGGGCCGAGGGGgggctcctccttcctccccattgGGCAGGGCCAGATCACCAACACAGCGAGACCCCAAACCGCCGCCTCCCTGGCCCACTCACTTGGGGACGATGACCAGCAGCGTGATCAGATACTCGGAATCCAGCACGAAGTCTTCCTTGCTCACAATATCGCTCAGCGTCCGGGTGAAGAGGTTTCCCCTGAACCCATGGGGACGAAGAAGGTGGGATCAGCAGAAAGGCAGATGGAGGCCACGTGGGCCTGGGCTTGTGGGCCGCACGGACCCCTGGCAAACCCACAACACATCGGTGCTAGGAAAGGAGGGCCAGGCAGGAAACGGGCAAGACTCAGGATGTCCCCTGGGGTGAGATGGGGGCCCCGGGCTCTGTGTCCTGGAGGCTAGAACTGCTGTGGCTGGCAGGGCCTCAGGTGCTATCACCTGTCACCTGAGGGGCTGCTGAATCCAACACCTCGGTCACCTGCGCTGCCCCGGTGCAAGCCACGGGCTGTTGGGAGGGGACCACGGGCAGCAGGCAGCTTAAGTTACTCAAGTGTCAAACAGTGGCCGGCTCACGAGGCCACCAGGGCCATCCTGGGCAGACACAGGCCTGGAGGGAGCTGCGTTTCACTTTACACACCTCACAGGTCCAGCAGCCAGGGCACATGCACCTGAAACAGCTCTCTGCAGGCCAGTGGAGGCCGGTCTGCATCGAGGTCACGGTATTTTTAGCACACGGATGAAGGCTGTTGGATCAGCACCCGGGCCAGTCGGCTCCCTGGACGGTCTGCGCCTTGGCACCCGGGCCACGATATCAGCCGAGATGTCAGCCCATGGTGCTTCCCGAGTAAACGCTTCCCAGCGCAGGGCCAAGGCCAAGGCTTCAGGGAAAACACCATGCTGCAGAGGCGCCCGGCCTGCCCGGGGAGccggcccctctctcctccccaccacgCCATCCCTGACGAGGCCCTTAGATTCCTCTCCAGAGGCTCCACCCACAAGCCTTCCTGCCACGGTGCTCCCACTTTACCCGCACACTCAGACCTCATCTGTCTGGCTTACGCCTGCACCCCCTGCACAAAGTAgactttccaaaaatatttgctgaatgaataattGTGAGCTCTCCAAGTGcagaaatgattattttattttgctttgtgtcTTCAGGGCCCATAAGGCCTGAGagcatagtagatgcttaataaacgCTTATCAAAAGAAGAAGAGACCAACGGAAGAGGGAGGTGGAAACCCTTCTACCCTCTCCGCTCTCTTGTGCTTCCCTCAGTGCTTACGATCAACAGATCAGTCAACGTTACCATGGATCAGCGATCGACTTCTGCACCAGTTGACTGAGGAGGTTAGACCAGATGTTTGCTCACGTCCCAAACAATTCTTAAGAAGGCCACAGTTGGGGGTACAATGAATGGATGGCCCAGCAGGCAAATGGCCCCACGGCTCACTGGTCAAGGCCATGATGGACCTATGCCAAGGTCGTCATTTAGGGCTCTCTGCCATTGGCGCCTGCCCTTgtcccctcctcactcctccctgGGGGGGCCAAGGAGGAGGCAACTCAGTTGATGCCCATTTAGCTCTGATGCAGTCATGCATCCGACAATGATGATTTCCAGTTGAAGAACGTCTTTCCCTCTTTGGATTTAAATTTTCCACTAAcgtattattctcttttttcacaAGAAGACAGCTGGCCCAGTGACCCTCAGAAGAGAGAAGTGGACGTGGGAGGGTGGCTCACAGGGGTGAGCCAGTCAGAGGGATGGCCACACAAGGGGACAGCTAAGCTTCCCTGGGTACTTCCTTTCTCTGGAGTGTCTCAGAGAACTGCCAACAGAATCAGATCCGGAATCTGGGGAGACTGTGAGGATCTCCCACACCAAGTCAGCCCTGTTCAGAAGCGCCTTTCAGCCTCCTTGGCAGGAGCTCATCTGGCTTCTTCTTACATACCTCCACCAACAGGGCACTCACTACCTCACAAGACAGTCACTGCCATCACGACACTGGGCTTATGTTTTTCTCCAGATACCTCTCACCATCTTGGGAGACTCAGTGACTAGTTGTATCTGCTGGGCCAGGCAGTCGGCTCCCTCTTCCACAGCGTGGTCCTTCGGGTGGGTGGAGAAAGCACCTGAGTCCCTGAGGCTGCTCTGCTCTGGCCACAGAGcccactgccctctgctggctcTCATGAAGGACCAGCCTCCTGCTGCACTGAGTGGGAGGGGCCTCTGTAAAGTTTCCACAGGGGCAGGAGCTTGGGGGGCCCCCCAGGTGTTCTCAACAACCTgggagaggccaggagaggcCGGGAGAGGCCGGGAGAGGTCAGGAGCACCTTCCAGCTCCTACTCCTCTCTGGGCACAGGCAGGGAGGTGCCATCTGCCCTCACTTAGGCCTTTCCTCCCACGCATCTGCTCTGGGTCCTCCTCGCCCAGCACAGCTCCTGGAGAAGCAGGAGtgcctctgtgtctgtctgtctgtctgccttcctctgtctctttcagACACTGACACAGACCCCGGCTCAGCCAGGGATCTGAAAGGCACACACGTAAGCACAGCCAGGCCCCCGCCCAGGCGGCCTTGAGGCCGCGGCAGCCTGGGAGCACGGGTACTCACATGGACTTCCGCTCCAGGTTCTCCAGGTTCGTCTTCAGAGTGTTGTACGAGGCCATCCGGGATTTCAGGTCAGTCTCAATCTGGGCCAATTGCTGTTTGGAAAACCAGAAGAGTGTAAAGAGTTGGTTGAACTTTTCAAAACTGCCACAAATTGCTCCTGATGAACTTAAGAAAAAACAAGGCACTGGCTCGTTTGCCAAGGCCGGCTCTGCTGTGCCAGACAGCCCAGCGCTCGGCCCCGCAGGA encodes:
- the ATP6V1C2 gene encoding V-type proton ATPase subunit C 2 isoform X11 is translated as MSEFWLISAPGDKENLQALERMNTVTSKSNLSYNTKFMIPDFKVGTLDSLVGLSDELGKLDAFAESLIRRMAQSVVEVMEDAKGMAQENLLANGVDLTSFVTHFEWDMAKYPAKQPLVSVVDTVAKQLAQIETDLKSRMASYNTLKTNLENLERKSMGNLFTRTLSDIVSKEDFVLDSEYLITLLVIVPKQSYTQWQKTYESLSDMVVPRSTKLIAEDNEGGLFTVTLFRKVIDDFKTKAKENKFTVREYYYDEKEIKREREEMSRLLSDKKQQYGPLLRWLKVNFSEAFIAWIHIKALRVFVESVLRYGLPVNFQAVLLQPKKSSTKRLREVLNSVFRHLDQVAAASILDASVEIPGLQLNNQDYFPYVYFHIDLNLLD
- the ATP6V1C2 gene encoding V-type proton ATPase subunit C 2 isoform X8, giving the protein MSEFWLISAPGDKENLQALERMNTVTSKSNLSYNTKFMIPDFKVGTLDSLVGLSDELGKLDAFAESLIRRMAQSVVEVMEDAKGMAQENLLANGGLKEKMKCLKIDLTSFVTHFEWDMAKYPAKQPLVSVVDTVAKQLAQIETDLKSRMASYNTLKTNLENLERKSMGNLFTRTLSDIVSKEDFVLDSEYLITLLVIVPKQSYTQWQKTYESLSDMVVPRSTKLIAEDNEGGLFTVTLFRKVIDDFKTKAKENKFTVREYYYDEKEIKREREEMSRLLSDKKQQYGPLLRWLKVNFSEAFIAWIHIKALRVFVESVLRYGLPVNFQAVLLQPKKSSTKRLREVLNSVFRHLDQVAAASILDASVEIPGLQLNNQDYFPYVYFHIDLNLLD
- the ATP6V1C2 gene encoding V-type proton ATPase subunit C 2 isoform X15: MAQSVVEVMEDAKGMAQENLLANGVDLTSFVTHFEWDMAKYPAKQPLVSVVDTVAKQLAQIETDLKSRMASYNTLKTNLENLERKSMGNLFTRTLSDIVSKEDFVLDSEYLITLLVIVPKQSYTQWQKTYESLSDMVVPRSTKLIAEDNEGGLFTVTLFRKVIDDFKTKAKENKFTVREYYYDEKEIKREREEMSRLLSDKKQQYQTSCVALKKGSSTFRDHKVKVTPLGSPDRPAAGQSDRERESEGEGEGPLLRWLKVNFSEAFIAWIHIKALRVFVESVLRYGLPVNFQAVLLQPKKSSTKRLREVLNSVFRHLDQVAAASILDASVEIPGLQLNNQDYFPYVYFHIDLNLLD
- the ATP6V1C2 gene encoding V-type proton ATPase subunit C 2 isoform X5 — translated: MSEFWLISAPGDKENLQALERMNTVTSKSNLSYNTKFMIPDFKVGTLDSLVGLSDELGKLDAFAESLIRRMAQSVVEVMEDAKGMAQENLLANGVDLTSFVTHFEWDMAKYPAKQPLVSVVDTVAKQLAQIETDLKSRMASYNTLKTNLENLERKSMGNLFTRTLSDIVSKEDFVLDSEYLITLLVIVPKQSYTQWQKTYESLSDMVVPRSTKLIAEDNEGGLFTVTLFRKVIDDFKTKAKENKFTVREYYYDEKEIKREREEMSRLLSDKKQQYQTSCVALKKGSSTFRDHKVKVTPLGSPDRPAAGQSDRERESEGEGEGPLLRWLKVNFSEAFIAWIHIKALRVFVESVLRYGLPVNFQAVLLQPKKSSTKRLREVLNSVFRHLDQVAAASILDASVEIPGLQLNNQDYFPYVYFHIDLNLLD
- the ATP6V1C2 gene encoding V-type proton ATPase subunit C 2 isoform X2, which codes for MSEFWLISAPGDKENLQALERMNTVTSKSNLSYNTKFMIPDFKVGTLDSLVGLSDELGKLDAFAESLIRRMAQSVVEVMEDAKGMAQENLLANGGLKEKMKCLKIDLTSFVTHFEWDMAKYPAKQPLVSVVDTVAKQLAQIETDLKSRMASYNTLKTNLENLERKSMGNLFTRTLSDIVSKEDFVLDSEYLITLLVIVPKQSYTQWQKTYESLSDMVVPRSTKLIAEDNEGGLFTVTLFRKVIDDFKTKAKENKFTVREYYYDEKEIKREREEMSRLLSDKKQQYQTSCVALKKGSSTFRDHKVKVTPLGSPDRPAAGQSDRERESEGEGEGPLLRWLKVNFSEAFIAWIHIKALRVFVESVLRYGLPVNFQAVLLQPKKSSTKRLREVLNSVFRHLDQVAAASILDASVEIPGLQLNNQDYFPYVYFHIDLNLLD